In the Bos taurus isolate L1 Dominette 01449 registration number 42190680 breed Hereford chromosome 21, ARS-UCD2.0, whole genome shotgun sequence genome, one interval contains:
- the EAPP gene encoding E2F-associated phosphoprotein — MNRLQDDYDPYAVEEPSDEEPALSSSEDEVDVLLHGTPDQKRKLIRECLTGESESSSEDEFEKEMEAELNSTIKTMEDKLSSLETGSSGDGIVGTAPTKYYDNIYFDSDSEDEDKAAQVTKKKKKKQHRIPTNDELLYDPEKDNRDQAWVDAQRRGYHGFGIQRPRQQQQPVPNSDAVLNCPACMTTLCLDCQRHESYKTQYRAMFVMNCSVNKEEILRYKPPENRKKRRGHKKMRSNQEGAAEEAETDVEEIYHPVMCTECSTEVAVYDKDEVFHFFNVLASHS, encoded by the exons TTCTGAAGATGAGGTGGATGTGCTTTTACATGGAACTCCTGACCAAAAACGAAAACTTATCAGAGAATGCCTTACTGGGGAAAGTGAATCCTCTAGTGAAgatgaatttgaaaaagaaatggaagctgAATTAAATTCTACCATAAAAACAATGGAGGACAAGTTATCTTCTCTAGAAACAG GGTCTTCAGGAGATGGGATAGTTGGAACAGCTCCGACAAAGTACTATGACAATATATATTTTGATTCTGATTCTGAAGATGAAGACAAAGCAG cacaagtgaccaagaaaaaaaagaagaaacaacacAGAATTCCAACAAATGAtgaattactatatgatcctgAAAAAGATAACAGAGATCAGGCCTGGGTTGACGCACAGAGAAGAGG CTACCATGGTTTTGGAATACAGCGACCACGTCAACAACAGCAGCCTGTTCCGAATAGCGATGCTGTCTTGAATTGCCCTGCCTGCATGACTACACTATGTCTTGATTGCCAAAG GCATGAATCATATAAAACCCAATACAGAGCAATGTTTGTAATGAATTGTTCTGTCAACAAGGAAGAGATTCTGAGATACAAACCCCCAGAGAACAGGAAGAAAAGGCGAGGCCATAAGAAGATGAGGTCTAACCAAGAAGGTGCTGCGGAGGAGGCAGAGACAGATGTGGAAGAAATCTATCACCCAGTCATGTGCACCGAATGTTCCACTGAAGTGGCAGTCTATGACAAGGATGAAGTCTTTCATTTTTTCAACGTTTTAGCAAGCCATTCCTAA